Genomic window (Primulina eburnea isolate SZY01 chromosome 8, ASM2296580v1, whole genome shotgun sequence):
cctccGAGGTTCTGTTTTTTGTTCTTGTTTTTAATCATCTATATCCACTAGTGTAAGTCAAGCTTGGAATTGACATCAGGAAACAAAAGTAGCCAATGCTTCAGAATATATACGAAGGGTGTGTGATTCTTGTAGGACGACGTATCTAATGGTTATTATTCCAGTTAAGTATGTGTTTTGCTGTGGTTTTTGTTGTGCATTCGTTTGCGCTGATCTTTATCATGTTGTCATTTCACTTTATACGGGATAATATACAGAAAGCAGGATATGAACATTTGCTATGCTCTAAGATTTAAATTTGTTTTCATTTGCGTTGGTTGTCACCCTTGAAGATTATAAAGAAGACTGTAGAAAAGTAGACGTATGAAACTGCGAGGAAGAACAAATACCCCCttctataattaaattaaaaccaATAAAAGGGGAGGACATCAAATTACAAATCTGGATGAACTTGGTTGACTGGAAATAGATGAACGATAAATTCCAATCTATTTCTTTTCCCACAAGTTCCAAGATTCTTGATTTCTTTGTTGCTAGGATTATAAAGAACCAAGTCACCACCACTACTTTCCAGGATCCATTCCCCGTTATTCCAAAATCTTAATGGTCTATGAATTCTTGGAAGAGGGCCAATACTTGACACCTTAGTCCAAGAACTTGCGACACCTGTTAAGTTGTCCAATACCCATATGTTAAAAGTTTTATCAACTTGCTTGATAGGATACACAATCAAAGCAATTGATTCTTTTAGGGTGAAAATTGCTCTTGTAATCCTGCCTTCTCCTCCCAAGGCTTCCATCCCTGATGGCAAAGGCGTCGTTTCAAAGATTTCCTGGCTCATATTAAATGAAAGTCTCACTTCAGTACTGCTATCTGGAGCCCACCAACAAAAAGATTTGGTTCTTGTAAACCATACTCCATGTGTTATGGTACATAATGTTTGCTGGGATATTATTGCCATGTTTCTTCCTTGAATTTGTCTTTGAAGAGCATATCTCAACTTGATTAATGAGGCGACTCATCGGACACACAAAATAAGATCTGCATGACTTTGAAGTTGTTTGTGATAGGATTAAAACCTATTCTTAGTTCACCACCACATATTTTGGCATCAGAAAGACGTGATACTAGTGATGCGAATAAGGGTGTCAATTCGGGTAGGTTAGATTGGTTGGGTCGGGTTGAGCAATAGTACTATTCAAAAATTGCTCAACCGGAATCCAATCAACCAGAAAACTCTCAATCCGAACTCGAACCCTAATCAACCCGATCaactcaatttttattttttttaaataaaattaaaaaaatatattttaatttataataataacaaaatctccatcatatatatgatttaaatttgaaagtctaattgtagaaaaataaacatatatttactaaattaaataaacaaatatttaaaaaaataaaaaatattcaaaataaatattaaattatgaaaatttatgatataaatatacaataaatattttttcagataTACAATACATAAAAATGTgggcaatatttattaattatatttttttcaaaaaaaaaattgaaatgttCGGGGTTAATCCGGGTTGACCCGAACCCAACTCAACCCGATAATTTTTTTCGGGTCAGCTATCGGATCCAACTTGATCTGACCTGAACCCGAAAACCTCAATCCCAAACCTAATTTTTTTCGAGTTGAACTGTGTCGGATTGGTGGATCGTGTCTGATTTTGACACCCCTAGATGCGAACAATAATTTGAGATCTCCTATAACTTGATTCCATAAAGCAATTTTGTCATGAAAACCATACAAAGCAACAATACCATTACAAGGGCCTATCAATCTAACATGCATGATCGAATGTGTCGGTTAAAAATGGAGAAAATTCTTGATCAGCTAAAGTCTTATCTTCATCATTTCTTAATAATGAGATGACCCTTTCTTTGTAATATTGTCACGTTTAACGACAAGTAAATCATCATCTTCTTAGAAGAGAATGACGTACAATGTTTAGTAACGGAACTTGGATCTCTTGTAAGGAAATACCAAGATTAGCACATACATCTGAATCTGATAATATTTCTATAATTACATCTTCATATATGTCCATTGCTTAAAAAATCTCTTGCACAATCTTTCATTTTTTCCGATACGCTTTTTTCAATAATTTGACTTCGTCCCGTTTTAATCCTTGGAGAATGGATCGATAAAGCTTAAATGTCAAACAAACAAAACTACCTGATAGATTCTAAACCTTCCACATATTTAGCATTTTCCTTGTAATATGGAGAACTTTAGAGCATACACATCTTTAGAACTAAGCCAAAAAAATGTGCAATAGTACctttatatcattcataataaaagacaaataAGAGGAAAAACAGTCATTTTGACCATGTATCTTTAAAATCATAACATTCACAAAAAAAGGTTTCACTTTTTTCACAAGCTACCACTTTGTTCGtttttttcagaaaaaaatGTATGCATATTGCTAACTAATATTTACTGGCCGTTGGTGGCATGCATATTCAAACATGGGCTAATTTTGTGTAACTAATAGTTCACTTGGCAAAAAAatatggtaaaaacttgtgtgagacagtctcacgggtcgtatttgtgagacgagtctcttatttgggttatccatgaaaagtattactttttatataaagagtattactttttattgtgaatatcgatagggttgattcgtctcacaaattaaaatccgtgagacttTATGAAGCACTTGAATTAGGGTTTAGATCATTTGGCAAAATCTCAGATGCCCTGCCATATTTTTTTCCCCTTGAAAACATACAATGGAATTGTAATAAAAACCTAAGCAATTGTACTTATATATAATGACCTCATTAAAACCTTAGATTACAAATTATTGTCATAATAGATCTCTAACAAACAAAATCAAGATTGAATGCACATTTATATGAGCAACTTCCGACACCAATTCCATCCTCTCACTCAGTCCTAAAAATGGATAACATATCTAATCACCAACCATCATTGATATATGCAATAGATCATGattctttaaattaaaatacaatTTCCTCaatgtaattttatttattttttaatgatttttttttaaaatagtaCGAGATTATTCTTAACATTCCTTAATTTAGTATTTATGTTATGTcggaataaatttataaaataatttcaagaaacaatatatatgtaaataaatttaaaaaatgataTATTCCAATTTTTACCATGGTCTGGACTCTGGTACAAGCATTTCAAACTGCAAAAAGACTTGGGTTTCACCATGCCATGAAATCTCTTGTTGTACAAATTAAAGGTAGATCTTGTGCTGGATTTCAATAATTGATATACTTTCCTAAATAGCCTTTGTCTTCACCAGTTCACTTCTTTCTTCGTTCACCACTTCcccttcattaaaaaaaaaatgttgtaaaaaaagaaaagaagagagaATAGTTCGAAGATCTGAAGCTCATTTAAGCTATCAACACACAAAGATCTCAATAGTGGCGAAAAGCTACTCATTATCTTCTTCCATTGCTTTTACTTACTTTAGTTCATTTATTCCTCGGACCGGTCCTCTTCTTTCCctttttctcttttcttgtACGAGTTTTTCAAACTTGCTGTAAAAGCTTCAAGATCTGCTttagtttttgtttttcttgAAGCCCTTGTGAAGTTTTCGGTTGTTGTAACCTGCTTCATTTCTCCTCTTTTCATTGTTTGAGCTGAAAACGGAAGAAATTGGAGAGTAATGGGTGGTGCGTGTCAGTTTGGATGAAAAGGTTGGCTCTTTTTGGTCGTCAAGGGGGCGAGGTGGGGTGGGGTGAGGTGGGAGTTTCAGGTGTGACCTTTCGAAGTATATGATTTTTCATGAAGCCCTTTTGTTTTTAGGGCTATTGTTTTTTTGGGTTCTGGTAGTTGTCATTCTATTTGGAATATGAAGTTGTCATCTTCGTCTTCCACGTCGGGCTTTGATACGCAGGCGGGGGAAGGTTTGCTGgtttcattattattatttatttttttcgagaatgtttttttaaatttatttgcaGTTTTCTTGATATGTGTTTCTTATGTGAGTGATAGACGAGAAGAAATGCTTGAATTCGGAGCTGTGGCATGCGTGTGCAGGTCCTCTGGTATCGCTTCCACAAATTGGGAGTCGGGTTGTGTATTTTCCTCAAGGACATAGCGAGCAGGTTTCTTACAATTTCAGTCGCATGTTCTCTGGTTCAATACTTTCATGTAGTATTGACGTTTGAGGTTATTAAACAGTTCATGGAATAAATTTATGGTAGTTCGTTTAGTtagtttatttgatatgtcaCCGTGGTTCCTCGAAATTGGCTTAATAACCACAGTTTCAATTCTCAGAGCAATATAACGGAATTGGTTGCGGTTTTTTTAACTTTCTTTTTTGTTAaatcttcatatttttttttaaaatttcaaaacgtTTTAATCTGTAAGTGATgtttaaactttatttaacaTCCTAGCTACCAGAAATGGAAGTTAATGGAGTATGGGGGAATTCCAATCATTTAGAAACACATTTAAGCATCTCTTACATTCCCAAAACAAAGCTAGTGATTTAGTAGCATCTGTTACACCAAAGGCTTGGTGTCGTCGTGGTAATAAACAATGACTTCGTGGTACTACAAGAATGAGATTTCATTAGTTTAGGGActtgaaaatataataaaagatGGGCAGACTTTTCCGTCTTTGAAAATGAGATGTGGCTATGTTGAAAACACATTAATATTACTTGCAAACATATCCGAGCCAGATTAAAAGTTCAGGGTTACCTGATATTGTAATAGTCATTGATCAACTTGTCAATGATGGGtt
Coding sequences:
- the LOC140837992 gene encoding uncharacterized protein, whose protein sequence is MAIISQQTLCTITHGVWFTRTKSFCWWAPDSSTEVRLSFNMSQEIFETTPLPSGMEALGGEGRITRAIFTLKESIALIVYPIKQVDKTFNIWVLDNLTGVASSWTKVSSIGPLPRIHRPLRFWNNGEWILESSGGDLVLYNPSNKEIKNLGTCGKRNRLEFIVHLFPVNQVHPDL